DNA from Salinibacter grassmerensis:
CCCCTCCACCTCTCTACCGAGCCGCCGCTCGACGGAGTCGATCGTTGAGCGCTCGCCCTAGTCCCGTGGGCGACACGGTCTGTGCGTAGATGACCTCAACCTCGTTCTCGTCGCAGACCCGAAAGATGTGGAAGAGGTCGTGGGCGTAGGTACGCACATCCTCTTCGATGTAGACCGCTCCCAGGGCGTCCGTGTGTGCAGGCGCGTCGAGCCCAACGTACGCGTGGCGATCTCCGGAGGCAGCCTCCGAGGGATCCTCCACGAGCTGCACCTGGGCGGACGGCGCATAGTGCCGGTGCCGCGTTCCTGGGCTCCGCGGGGCAGCATCCGCGTCTGAGGATGCCACCTGCACCTCTCCGAGGGTCCGGCGGAGCGACTCGACCGACACTGCCCCGGGGCGAAGCACCGTGGCGGGGTCCGTGGTACAGTCTACGACCGTCGACTCGACCCCTGCGTCCGTGCGTCCCCCCTGCAGGATGCAGTCGATGCGTCCCCCCAGGTCGTGCTCTACAGCCTCCCAACTCGTGGGGCTGGGGCGGCCCGACCGGTTGGCCGAAGGGGCCGGCACGGGCGTGTCGCACGCCTCCAGAAAAGACTGCGCCAGGGGCAGGCGCGGGACGCGAATCCCCACCGTCTCGAGGTCCGC
Protein-coding regions in this window:
- a CDS encoding L-threonylcarbamoyladenylate synthase, with the protein product MATTRTTSPTEAAHHLRRGNLVAFPTETVYGLGADAFRPDAVRRIFEAKGRPADNPLIVHLRRQEQIGQVAARIPPVAQHLLDTFVPGPLTLILPKHDNLPSVVTADLETVGIRVPRLPLAQSFLEACDTPVPAPSANRSGRPSPTSWEAVEHDLGGRIDCILQGGRTDAGVESTVVDCTTDPATVLRPGAVSVESLRRTLGEVQVASSDADAAPRSPGTRHRHYAPSAQVQLVEDPSEAASGDRHAYVGLDAPAHTDALGAVYIEEDVRTYAHDLFHIFRVCDENEVEVIYAQTVSPTGLGRALNDRLRRAAAR